From the Nonlabens marinus S1-08 genome, one window contains:
- a CDS encoding dipeptidase, whose product MNTKAYVDQHKDRFINELIELLKIPSISADKAYKDDVIKTSEVVKSELEKAGCDHVEICETPGYPIVYGEKIIDKNLPTVLVYGHYDVQPPDPINLWDSPPFEPVIKKTDLHPDGAIFARGACDDKGQMYMHVKAMEYMTANDELPCNVKFMIEGEEEVGSESLGWFLERNREKLANDVILISDTGMISKETPSITTGLRGLSYVEVEVTGPNRDLHSGLYGGAVANPINVLCDMIASLHDENNHITIPGFYDKVEELSQEERAEMAKAPFSQTDYNKALDINQEHGEKGYTTNERNSIRPTLDVNGIWGGYTGEGAKTVIASKAYAKISMRLVPDQDWKEITELFKKHFESIAPESVKVEVKPHHGGTAYVTPIDYIGYQAASAAYEDTFGKTPIPQRSGGSIPIVALFEKELNSKSILMGFGLDSDAIHSPNEHFGIWNYLKGIETIPHFYKHFARLKSK is encoded by the coding sequence ATGAATACCAAAGCATACGTTGATCAACACAAGGACCGTTTTATAAATGAACTGATAGAACTTCTCAAAATTCCGTCCATTAGCGCAGACAAAGCTTATAAAGACGATGTCATCAAGACCAGCGAAGTCGTAAAATCGGAACTGGAAAAAGCAGGCTGTGATCATGTGGAAATCTGCGAAACCCCAGGTTATCCTATCGTGTATGGAGAGAAAATCATTGACAAAAATCTACCAACAGTATTGGTCTACGGGCATTACGACGTGCAACCACCAGATCCCATCAACCTATGGGACAGCCCTCCATTTGAACCAGTAATCAAGAAAACCGACTTACATCCTGACGGTGCGATTTTCGCTCGCGGCGCCTGTGACGACAAAGGTCAGATGTATATGCACGTTAAGGCAATGGAATACATGACGGCCAACGACGAATTGCCTTGCAATGTCAAATTCATGATTGAAGGTGAGGAAGAAGTAGGCAGTGAGTCACTGGGCTGGTTCCTGGAGCGCAATCGTGAAAAACTGGCAAACGACGTGATCCTGATCTCAGATACTGGAATGATTTCTAAAGAAACACCTAGCATTACAACTGGATTGCGTGGATTGAGCTATGTTGAAGTAGAAGTTACAGGCCCTAATCGAGACCTTCATTCTGGATTATATGGTGGCGCCGTGGCTAATCCCATCAACGTATTATGCGATATGATTGCATCGTTGCACGACGAGAACAACCATATAACCATTCCAGGATTCTATGACAAGGTCGAGGAACTGAGTCAGGAAGAACGCGCCGAAATGGCCAAAGCGCCCTTCTCTCAAACCGATTACAATAAAGCCCTAGACATCAATCAGGAACACGGCGAGAAAGGCTATACCACCAACGAGCGCAACAGCATACGCCCAACCCTTGACGTCAACGGTATTTGGGGTGGTTATACGGGTGAAGGTGCCAAAACGGTTATTGCAAGTAAAGCGTACGCAAAAATATCCATGCGACTGGTTCCAGATCAAGACTGGAAAGAAATTACAGAGCTTTTCAAGAAACACTTTGAGAGCATCGCACCGGAAAGCGTCAAAGTTGAAGTGAAACCTCACCATGGGGGAACCGCTTACGTCACGCCCATTGACTATATAGGATACCAAGCGGCGAGTGCAGCTTATGAAGATACTTTTGGCAAGACACCTATTCCACAACGCAGCGGTGGCTCCATTCCTATTGTTGCTTTATTTGAAAAAGAGCTGAATTCTAAGTCTATTTTGATGGGATTCGGTTTAGATAGCGATGCGATCCACTCGCCTAACGAGCATTTTGGAATCTGGAACTATTTAAAAGGCATCGAGACGATCCCGCATTTTTACAAGCATTTCGCCAGACTTAAAAGTAAATAA
- a CDS encoding BlaI/MecI/CopY family transcriptional regulator — MKLSKSEEELMNILWKQEKAFMKDLLDTYPEPKPANTTIATMLKRMTDKGFVGYNLLGNSRQYFALVEKSAYFSKHVNGLIKNFFNDSSAQFASFFTKETNLSQKELKELKKIIDDQIKEQ; from the coding sequence ATGAAATTATCAAAATCAGAAGAGGAATTGATGAATATCTTGTGGAAGCAGGAAAAAGCATTCATGAAAGATTTACTGGACACTTATCCAGAGCCCAAACCAGCAAATACCACCATCGCCACGATGCTCAAGCGCATGACCGATAAAGGTTTTGTGGGTTACAACTTATTAGGCAACAGCCGTCAATACTTCGCTTTGGTTGAAAAAAGTGCCTACTTCTCTAAGCATGTCAATGGACTGATCAAGAATTTCTTCAATGATAGCTCTGCCCAGTTTGCTTCTTTCTTTACTAAAGAAACAAATCTCTCCCAAAAGGAGTTGAAGGAACTCAAGAAAATCATCGATGACCAAATAAAAGAGCAATAA
- a CDS encoding M56 family metallopeptidase — MLDHLINSSICLFVLWLVYKLLLENTSLHQFKRMYLLAAIVISVVIPFMVVKTVVLPLPSLESNRPLPTIEQVSQVPMETIAVENTFTIDWTSMIVAVYVIGLLIMLYRFVKNLNGLRLKSTDQLDSFQNYKLILRPKVVVPHSFWNTIYVNRKDYQAGKIPLEVLQHEKAHLDQKHSIDIFLIELLLVLAWFNPLIYVIKYSIKLNHEFLADQAVIAQEVDVKTYQETLLQYAAKSQNRTLANTFNFPLIKKRFTIMKTNTTTASGLLRSLAIIPVLALLLISCGQEEFVVEPEVIEIVEETPEEKRKPIYIDTQRKEGTITIDDQKYTFKRTEDKIKFYDSDGNEKDLEAQGHKIEIIEIEEVEIVEEEPEIIRGNKIPSTTKLFYKSDSGKIIYDGDANFYTADELQKLKNELKDDILVVSGEAVFENKSYYFASNLYEKVFINELNEIVDFEKINGKNVEIKPFLQIPSPPPAQKNKSLEQALQSSVKSVTNEVAGKLYAVNTIQRQDSTHPTKQMMAEYKELIRNSYKGSDRIWKNSDLEKMTKIYAQMSPSQKSSVEKLPAMLSFDLNEVQPNQPSLKQFEGLKNKSEYAVWIDGKVIDNNVLEQYTYNDFIHFTKSKVYKNARSSRFPQPFQVSLFTKNGFERTFRNKVGIK; from the coding sequence ATGCTCGACCACCTCATCAATAGCTCCATTTGCTTATTCGTTCTCTGGTTAGTTTACAAACTACTATTGGAAAATACCAGCTTGCATCAATTCAAGAGAATGTATTTGCTTGCAGCTATAGTGATTTCTGTAGTGATTCCATTTATGGTTGTTAAGACAGTGGTGCTGCCATTACCCAGTTTAGAATCTAACAGACCGTTGCCAACCATTGAACAAGTATCCCAAGTACCGATGGAAACAATTGCCGTAGAGAATACATTTACCATCGACTGGACTTCAATGATAGTTGCTGTTTATGTCATTGGTTTACTGATCATGCTTTACCGGTTTGTCAAAAACCTAAACGGACTTCGTTTAAAGTCAACCGATCAACTAGATAGCTTCCAAAATTACAAACTGATTTTGAGACCAAAAGTTGTCGTTCCTCATTCTTTTTGGAATACCATTTATGTCAATAGAAAAGATTATCAAGCTGGGAAAATTCCACTAGAGGTCTTGCAGCATGAAAAAGCCCATTTAGATCAAAAGCACAGCATTGATATTTTTCTGATTGAATTACTACTGGTATTAGCCTGGTTTAATCCGTTGATATATGTGATAAAGTATTCGATAAAGCTAAATCACGAATTTCTAGCAGATCAAGCCGTTATAGCTCAAGAGGTGGATGTAAAAACCTACCAAGAAACACTACTTCAATATGCCGCAAAAAGTCAAAACCGCACATTGGCAAACACATTTAATTTTCCATTAATCAAAAAAAGATTTACCATTATGAAAACAAATACAACCACCGCCAGCGGACTCTTAAGAAGTCTTGCTATAATACCAGTTCTTGCGTTACTCCTTATTAGTTGTGGACAAGAAGAATTTGTTGTTGAACCTGAGGTTATTGAGATTGTGGAGGAAACACCTGAAGAAAAACGCAAGCCTATTTATATTGACACACAAAGAAAAGAAGGAACTATCACAATTGACGATCAAAAATATACCTTCAAAAGAACAGAAGATAAAATTAAATTTTACGATTCTGACGGTAACGAAAAGGATTTAGAGGCTCAAGGACACAAGATTGAAATTATTGAAATTGAAGAAGTTGAAATAGTGGAAGAAGAGCCTGAAATTATTCGAGGCAATAAAATACCTTCAACAACTAAATTATTTTATAAGTCAGATTCAGGTAAAATAATATATGATGGTGACGCTAACTTTTATACAGCGGATGAACTTCAAAAACTAAAAAATGAGCTCAAGGATGATATTTTGGTTGTTTCTGGTGAGGCAGTATTCGAGAACAAGTCATATTACTTTGCTTCAAATTTATATGAAAAGGTTTTCATTAATGAATTAAACGAAATTGTAGATTTTGAAAAAATAAATGGTAAAAATGTTGAGATCAAGCCCTTTCTTCAAATACCGTCACCGCCACCAGCGCAAAAAAACAAATCGCTGGAGCAAGCTCTACAATCCTCTGTAAAGTCAGTAACAAATGAGGTTGCAGGTAAGTTATATGCTGTGAATACGATTCAAAGACAGGATTCTACTCATCCAACAAAACAAATGATGGCTGAATACAAAGAGCTGATTCGGAATTCTTATAAAGGCAGTGATCGGATTTGGAAAAATTCTGATTTGGAAAAAATGACAAAAATCTATGCGCAAATGTCACCGTCGCAAAAAAGCAGTGTTGAAAAACTGCCAGCAATGCTTTCTTTTGATCTGAACGAGGTGCAACCCAATCAACCCAGCCTGAAACAATTTGAAGGACTCAAAAATAAGTCCGAATATGCAGTTTGGATCGATGGTAAGGTAATTGACAACAACGTTCTGGAGCAATATACCTACAATGATTTTATACATTTTACTAAAAGTAAAGTCTACAAAAATGCCAGATCTTCCAGATTTCCACAGCCGTTTCAAGTAAGCCTATTCACAAAGAATGGTTTTGAACGAACGTTTAGAAATAAGGTGGGTATCAAATAA
- a CDS encoding HYC_CC_PP family protein encodes MKQFIHKSMAIFMAAVVLMTTMSFTIDVHYCGDKLVDFSFIQDVKTCGMEKAEPAKSCSNSMVSKNSCCSDEQLIIEGQDDLKQDFSQLTFEQQVFVASFASSYISLFEGTESKEITFSDHSPPFIRRDLQVLHQTFLI; translated from the coding sequence ATGAAGCAATTTATTCACAAATCAATGGCAATTTTTATGGCAGCCGTAGTTCTTATGACTACGATGTCATTTACTATTGATGTGCATTATTGTGGGGATAAGTTAGTAGATTTTTCATTCATCCAAGATGTTAAGACTTGCGGAATGGAAAAAGCTGAACCTGCTAAGAGCTGTTCTAACTCAATGGTTTCAAAAAACTCTTGTTGCTCAGATGAACAATTGATTATTGAAGGTCAGGACGATTTAAAACAAGATTTTTCACAACTTACTTTTGAGCAACAAGTATTTGTTGCCTCTTTTGCTTCCTCATATATCAGTCTTTTTGAAGGAACTGAGTCTAAAGAGATTACATTCTCAGATCACTCGCCCCCATTTATTAGGCGGGACTTGCAGGTATTGCACCAGACATTCTTAATTTGA
- a CDS encoding M56 family metallopeptidase — protein MEHFFINSSVCLFSLWLVYKLLLENTSWHHFKRYYFIAAVVISAVIPFLVVRTVVVPFTSGNTIDLTAMELMPSEVVETGLTWDWSLVLLGFYSIGVLLMGIRFIKNLYDLRIKSTDEVSTYSQYKLILRELVQVPHSFLNNIYASITDYKSGAIPDTVLQHEKAHLDQKHSIDILFIELLIVVMWFNPLLYLFKYSMKLNHEFLADQAVLTNGVGTKEYQETLLAYSSNSQNRALVNTFNFPIIKKRFTIMKTHTTTASGLVRSLAIIPVLALLVISCGQEEVVVEPEVIEIVEVPIDESKSIMLDIQRKEGTVTVDGKKYSFKRIDNKFKFYDKEGKEQDLESQGYEIIEIEEVEIREVEDNELFRGKKISDSKRIVSPINEDFTYDLKSNKAIESSITDLKKSYGDDVIVISEIAEVNGHKYYYAQDRSGKLFLNKYFEVVDLRGVSSGKINVSKFILPPPPPPLSPLEFIEANKEDLTYYIDDRKVSYKGAVSAIKLTGQQDIQILPDANGNMSVKIIMTDAKRKLLPPPPQPWFTHTPTLLKGMQNGSIKLLINGKLASTAQAKSLPDNWNINDFRVKKENGITVIEYSGQLN, from the coding sequence ATGGAGCATTTTTTTATCAATAGCTCAGTTTGTTTATTCAGCTTATGGTTGGTTTACAAGCTGTTACTAGAAAATACCAGTTGGCATCATTTTAAGAGATACTATTTTATAGCTGCTGTCGTCATCTCTGCCGTGATTCCGTTTCTTGTCGTGCGCACCGTTGTAGTTCCTTTTACTTCTGGCAATACCATTGATTTAACTGCGATGGAGTTGATGCCTAGCGAAGTTGTGGAAACAGGTTTGACATGGGATTGGAGTCTTGTTTTGCTTGGGTTTTATAGTATTGGAGTTCTCCTAATGGGAATCCGATTCATCAAAAATCTGTATGACTTGAGAATCAAGTCTACTGACGAGGTGAGCACATATTCCCAGTATAAATTGATTCTAAGAGAACTCGTCCAGGTCCCGCACTCGTTCTTGAACAATATATACGCATCAATAACCGACTATAAGTCTGGAGCCATCCCAGACACAGTGTTGCAACATGAGAAGGCACACTTGGATCAAAAACACAGCATTGATATTTTATTTATAGAACTACTCATCGTTGTGATGTGGTTCAATCCGCTGTTGTACCTCTTTAAATATTCTATGAAGCTCAATCATGAGTTTTTAGCAGATCAGGCAGTACTTACAAATGGCGTTGGCACTAAAGAGTACCAAGAAACACTACTCGCTTATTCATCCAACAGTCAAAACCGTGCGCTAGTCAACACCTTTAATTTTCCCATCATCAAAAAAAGATTTACCATTATGAAAACACACACCACCACCGCCAGCGGACTTGTAAGAAGTCTCGCCATCATTCCAGTTCTTGCCCTGCTAGTTATTAGCTGCGGACAGGAAGAAGTCGTAGTTGAACCTGAGGTTATTGAGATTGTTGAGGTGCCAATTGATGAAAGCAAAAGTATTATGCTGGATATTCAAAGAAAGGAAGGAACTGTGACTGTAGATGGAAAAAAATATTCTTTTAAAAGAATCGACAACAAATTCAAATTTTACGATAAGGAAGGAAAAGAACAAGATTTAGAAAGTCAAGGTTATGAGATCATTGAAATTGAAGAGGTTGAAATTAGAGAAGTAGAAGATAACGAGCTGTTTAGAGGAAAGAAAATCTCAGACAGCAAAAGAATCGTGTCTCCAATAAACGAAGATTTCACTTATGACCTGAAAAGTAATAAAGCTATTGAATCTAGTATTACTGATTTGAAGAAAAGTTATGGTGACGACGTTATTGTGATTAGTGAAATTGCTGAGGTCAATGGGCATAAATATTATTATGCTCAAGATCGTTCTGGAAAACTTTTTCTAAACAAATATTTTGAGGTGGTTGATTTAAGGGGTGTTTCCAGTGGAAAGATAAATGTGAGTAAATTCATTTTACCGCCACCGCCACCGCCATTGAGCCCTTTAGAATTCATTGAGGCAAACAAAGAAGATTTGACCTATTATATAGATGATCGAAAGGTTTCATATAAGGGAGCAGTTAGCGCCATTAAACTCACAGGACAGCAAGACATCCAAATTTTACCAGACGCAAATGGAAACATGTCAGTCAAAATCATAATGACTGATGCAAAAAGAAAGTTACTTCCGCCTCCACCGCAGCCTTGGTTTACACATACACCAACTCTTTTAAAAGGAATGCAAAACGGATCTATTAAGCTTTTAATTAACGGGAAGTTGGCCTCGACGGCCCAAGCAAAGAGCTTGCCCGATAATTGGAATATCAATGACTTCCGAGTAAAAAAGGAAAATGGAATAACAGTTATCGAATACTCTGGTCAGCTAAATTAA
- a CDS encoding M56 family metallopeptidase translates to MQHLLINSSICLLVLWLVYKLLLENTSWHQFKRMYLLAAIVVSVVIPFMVVKTVVLPLPTIESNRPLPTFEQVSQVPMETVAVDNIFTIDWTSVIVAVYVIGLLIMLFRFVKNLNGLRLKSTDQLDSFQNYRLILRPKVVVPHSFWNTIYVNRKDYHAGKIPLEVLQHEKAHLDQKHSIDIFLIELLLVLAWFNPLIYVIKYSIKLNHEFLADQAVIAQEVDVKTYQETLLQYAAKSQNRTLANTFNFPIIKKRFTIMKTQTSQTAGLLRSLAILPVLALLVISCGKEVTQMEPKINHSTTNNNPNTTFGVSVDGYEPEGTVEYNGQFFKYEIQPDFSVELMTMDGQIIDLKSNRFDVTAYYEAEKEVNELLENEADLKNKLSSSKFKILDASTTYTVRDTVYKSIGLKGKSTELKIEDLKSKDFSKRTMVKFTEDGVLKFMILPDYSKGQVKIREQMYENLGKIIDSTNRGALKQVLKTSIDQTNQNKREYDYRMAFLRLADKQINPVTYKIDNKEVDKSEIEELIKKVNDVPFDLVTVNGNKIELAFYTGTEIKMSEELLGNLYSQLFKTIDSDKNQKVAYVRNTGYSIYTINGDRGYGTFIHEGIEYSYKMPNDLSIDLFHPNGIKLTDEEATKLKLVVTPIWDSKTEEAIIKKDPIVKKYFEDDNAVIFYPKGYTTDYEEMLNYDFGDTYIQKYIEHGKLKIQLAPYSYKKTNPSFIDFFKRDDI, encoded by the coding sequence ATGCAACACTTACTTATAAACAGCTCGATTTGCCTGCTTGTCCTATGGCTAGTGTATAAACTATTATTGGAAAATACCAGCTGGCATCAATTCAAGAGAATGTATTTGCTTGCAGCTATAGTGGTTTCTGTAGTGATTCCATTTATGGTTGTTAAGACAGTGGTGCTGCCATTACCAACTATAGAATCTAACAGACCATTGCCAACCTTTGAACAAGTATCCCAAGTACCGATGGAAACAGTTGCGGTAGATAATATATTTACCATCGACTGGACTTCAGTGATAGTTGCTGTTTATGTCATTGGTTTACTGATCATGCTTTTCCGGTTTGTCAAAAACCTAAACGGACTTCGTTTAAAGTCAACCGATCAACTAGATAGCTTCCAAAATTACAGACTGATTTTGAGACCAAAAGTTGTCGTTCCTCATTCTTTTTGGAATACCATTTATGTCAATAGAAAAGATTATCATGCTGGGAAAATTCCACTAGAGGTCTTGCAGCATGAAAAAGCCCATTTAGATCAAAAGCACAGCATTGATATTTTTCTGATTGAATTACTACTGGTATTAGCCTGGTTTAATCCGTTGATATATGTAATAAAGTATTCGATAAAGCTAAATCACGAATTTCTAGCAGATCAAGCCGTTATAGCTCAAGAGGTGGATGTAAAAACCTACCAAGAAACACTACTTCAATATGCCGCAAAAAGTCAAAACCGCACATTGGCAAACACCTTTAATTTTCCCATCATCAAAAAAAGATTTACCATTATGAAAACACAAACTTCACAAACTGCTGGACTTTTAAGAAGTCTTGCTATCCTTCCAGTTCTTGCATTGCTTGTTATTAGTTGTGGTAAGGAAGTGACTCAAATGGAGCCTAAGATTAATCATAGCACTACTAATAATAACCCTAACACGACATTTGGGGTAAGCGTTGATGGATATGAACCAGAAGGAACTGTGGAGTATAATGGACAATTTTTCAAATATGAAATTCAACCTGATTTTAGTGTTGAACTTATGACTATGGATGGCCAGATAATCGATTTGAAAAGTAATCGATTTGACGTTACAGCATATTACGAGGCTGAAAAAGAGGTTAATGAGTTACTTGAAAACGAGGCTGATTTGAAAAATAAGCTTAGCAGTAGTAAGTTTAAAATACTTGATGCTTCAACCACTTACACTGTAAGAGATACCGTTTACAAATCCATAGGTCTTAAAGGAAAATCAACCGAATTAAAAATTGAGGATTTAAAATCAAAAGACTTTTCAAAAAGAACTATGGTCAAATTTACCGAAGATGGTGTTCTAAAGTTCATGATTTTACCAGACTATAGTAAAGGGCAGGTAAAAATTAGGGAGCAGATGTATGAAAACTTAGGCAAGATAATCGATTCCACAAACAGAGGCGCCTTGAAACAGGTCCTCAAAACATCAATTGATCAAACCAACCAAAATAAAAGAGAATATGACTACCGCATGGCATTTTTGAGGCTCGCAGACAAACAAATCAATCCGGTAACATATAAAATCGATAATAAAGAAGTAGATAAAAGCGAGATCGAAGAATTGATAAAAAAAGTGAATGATGTTCCTTTTGATCTAGTCACCGTAAATGGGAATAAAATAGAGTTGGCATTCTATACAGGCACTGAAATTAAAATGTCTGAAGAACTTCTTGGCAATTTGTACTCTCAACTTTTTAAAACAATTGATTCAGACAAAAACCAAAAAGTAGCTTACGTCCGAAACACAGGTTACTCTATTTACACTATAAATGGAGATCGCGGTTATGGAACATTTATACATGAAGGAATTGAATACAGTTACAAAATGCCCAATGATTTGAGCATCGACCTTTTTCATCCTAATGGAATAAAATTGACAGATGAAGAGGCAACAAAATTAAAGTTGGTAGTAACACCTATTTGGGACAGCAAAACCGAAGAAGCGATCATCAAAAAAGATCCCATCGTAAAGAAATATTTTGAGGACGACAACGCGGTCATTTTCTACCCAAAAGGATACACCACAGATTATGAAGAGATGTTGAACTACGATTTTGGAGATACTTATATCCAAAAATATATTGAACACGGGAAATTGAAAATACAGCTCGCACCGTATAGTTACAAGAAAACTAACCCAAGCTTTATTGATTTCTTTAAAAGAGATGATATTTAG